The sequence AGCAGATGCTTGAAAAATGTCAAGTAAGCACAATTTTCATGTCATTTTAAGCagacaaaaataattgaatgatGTCAGAAATCAATGCATAATAAAGAGTTTTTCTGCAAAATGagaataatgtaaataaaatgtattagcTAAGTACTAGATAAATACTAATCCTAatagaatataaacataagtgcatatattatttttaaatctatttttcatTGCATTCTTTAACTACACTCTTTTGTACACAACCATAGagatatttcatttaaacattaaaCTGACATGGTATTTAAATATCATCAAATATTCCTTTTGGTGGCCGAGGTCTAGATGATCCACTAGATGATCCGTATCTACTGGATGTGCTCCCTGGTCTACTAGACTGGTACCCTTGTGATATTCTGTTTGTATTAAAGTCCTCTACCTCTAGCTCAGCTGTATAGTCCAAAGGTTCGGCTTCACGTAGAAGTCCAGTTTTATCATTCTCATCTGGACTTCTAGCTACAGACTGTTTGGCTggaaaatacaacattattttttatcaaagttgAATCTCTTTATCATAAGTTGCCTTGATCAAGAAAAATCATATTGAACTGGGGAAGGAAAGTAACAATCTTTAAATGTTAAAGGAACATAATGGGTAAATACTAAAACAGCTAAAATAAATTTCCTTTCCctatattttattcttatttattttgaatgtagAGACAAATCATATAAGCTGGAGATGGATATTAACCctcaattgattgattgtttgttgttCACGTCTTATTTCTAATGTAGATATGAACTCACCTCTATTCATTTGGAAGTCTCCAGCAGTTTCTACCTCTTTCCTGGCTGTTGCATTTCTAGAACTACTTGACCAGTCAACACCAAACTTTTCACtccattctttttttctttcgtcACTATTTGCCTTTCTctctaattttcttttttctgatgttaaagaaaaagttttcaGTGGTTCAATTAACCTTCatcaacaattttcaaattttttgtaaGCATTCAACTAATGTCTTGTATTAATACACTAAATTCCAATAACAGTATAAGATATGATTTTCATGTCATCAGATAAAGTAAAATGTACTAAGATTTTGCTTTCAGGAACTGTTAGTGGCATTATTCAGTATTGATTTACATCTGTTAAATGTTAGATGTATAACCCATATGAGCCAGTAAAGTGCATTTTCTaaatgatttggattttattttatttttcatccaTTGATCAGGAAAAAGGGGTATGTGCTAGAGTAcattatgtgcctgtccaaagtccaAAGTCAGGAACTTGGTCATTGGTTTTCTATGATTATAGGTTAgtgtttattatagtttattCCATTTGGTGTTgaaggcaaatatttcatagtttctgttaaatatgtattttagggttgctgtttcattgatGTAAACAATCATTTTTCCACATTTTTCCACCCTCATAATgtaaaacaagaggctgtcacaacgacagcaaaccagatttattagcatttatttgtgtcctggcaatatcacaagaaccattactgatgattggtgaagtgaaaattgtcaatatcaaatttgacctctattttgtcatcagtatcaacatattaaaatttgaaaagcttagattgaatggtttgtgagtaaatgcaacaatgtgaatggaaacaccattttacgatctttcaagaaccataactcctgaacggtaaaagtcaaaatcgtcattattgaacttgacctctattttgtcatcagtaacaacatattaaaatttgaaaagctttggttgaatggttcatgagaaaatgcacggacacgactggaaacaccatttttcaatctttcaagaaccataactcctgaacggtaaaagtcaaaatcgtcattattgaacttgaactccattttgtcaccagtaacaacatattaaaatttgggaagctttggtagaacagttcatgcgtaaatgcacggacacgactggaaacgccatttttcaatctttcaagaaccataactcctgaacggtaaaagtcaaaatcgtcattattgaacttgacctccattttgtcaccagtaacaacatattaaaatttgggaagctttggtagaactgttcatgcgtaaatgcacggacaagactggaaacgccatttttcaatctttcaagaaccataactcctgaacggtaaaagtcaaaatggccattattgaacttgaccttcatttagttgtcagtaacaacatattaaaattttaaaagctttagttGAACGGTtcttgagttaatgcacggacaacatttgattgccgcccgcccgaccgaccgcccgcccgcccgccgagcatccccaatttaataaccgacatttttgtcacaaaaatccggttaataaTCTAAATAGTTTTTACCTTACCCCTACTAATTATGCTCTTTCCCTCATCTATAAACTCCTGTGTCATATCATCATCTCCTATAAACTGTTGGAATCCCAGGAAATGTAGAATCCTACTCCCTAGACTGAAGTAAGTACATATACACAGCAGTACTATCATGATAGGGAAATAAATGTTAAACCCATCAGATACAATAGATATCACATCCATGTGTCCCATTATCTGGAAATAGAGATTTTTTTACGGAATATTGTATAAAGTTGTGTTTagttattctacattggctagagatatagggagggttgagatcttacaaaacatgttaaactcaTCACATTTTGGTTACTGTtcggagcctctggcctttgttagtctcgTAGGTTTTTAagtttagttcatttatatgttttggagtttaatataacgtccattttcactgaacttgtacacatttttatttaggggccagctgaggttCATTGAAGACCCTTTGGTGGACTTCAGCTGttatttggttgggttgttgtccctttcacatatttcccatttccattctcaattttatgaaatattactTTTCATAATTGATATCCTCctgctttatttcatttttgctttGAAATCTCTCCATTAAATGTATCTTTACACTTTCTTTTGATACATGCACAATATTTGAAAGGATATCactatataacaatatttaccTGAGTGTATGAGGTTTCTTGCAAGCGTTCATCATATGTTATATGACTATCCAGATGAATTAGTCCAAGAAAGTTCAAACAAAGTGGTGGAGTAAGTCTACAAAGCATCCTgtaagaatacatgtataaaacataGTCCATTAAGTACTCTATATATGAGCtgaaattaaatgattaaatgtACCTTTCAGGTTTTTCAATATATCACATTGCTTACTTATTCCTCCTACATAttccatttttcattttcttttgttgtcttAACTTTTATCCTGTCGTTCGTTTTTGACCCATCCCActgtattatttaaaaagaactATACATGCTTTGAactaattttttatatttaaaaacaatcatgACCTTCTTTAAAAGTTTCATGGTTTTAAAGTAtcattactttaaaattaatttagctTGTACAGCTTGCCTATACACTTTTTCACATGAATATGCAGTAAACATGAATATGCagtaaacatttgaaaattgcCAACTAACAACAATGTCTCAATCTTATAGACATGGATATATCTGTGACAAGAAACTTACATTCCAGTGAATACTAAACTGTACTCATCTGTCTGGTGGTGGGGTGCAATGTAGTAAAAGTTAAGTATCTTGATCTGGAACACACTGTAGTAGGCACAGAAACACAAATAGGCTATTGTAATAATTGAAGCCAGCTGTAAAGAAatgtatttatcattattttgagGAATGCAGTTGGAaatgaggtacaaatgtattgattttatcCATGATCattgataaattgataaaattacaatgcaattaaaatctattttttaaaactaattatctttcaatttctttagggttaaccctttcctccattgaatttttttttttgcatacctGATTTGCATaggatttttcaataaaatgctaaaaatatactttaaagtATTAATTCATTgcgaataacaaatatttcatcaaataaatttaagttggatattcctatgatattcctttaaatattggatacaaattttaataagtTTACTGCAAACACTTTGTAGTCAAAgcgtttcaactgaggtactacacaggcgtcaaaaggcgtcattatggagtaaagggggtggcgtcaaaaagcgtcattatggaggaaagggttaaaagAAATCTCATTATTTCCGTACATGTATTCTCTGTTCAACCCTGCAGCATCTTCATATGCTTGTTCAAAGTCAAGAACCTCAATGGAAGGTGATTTATTTTGTCATCTTAATAGatttttgttgtataaaatatttggtGTTGATGGCAAGTCATGATAGTCACTTTTTAAATGTATTCTGTTTTCAGGGGTTCGACGACTTACAGAAAAGAGCGACGATTTACAGAAAAGAACCGAAAAGGACCGAAAAGGACCAAAAAGAACCGAAAAGGACCGAAAAGAACCGAAAAGgatatcgatttttttttgtaatagaaTGAAATAAGCAAATTGCATTTAATCATTGAAAACCTTATACTGTGACAGAACTAATTTTAACGCACATGTATGTGGAATTAACTTATAgaatagaaaaatagaaaagatcttttttaTTCACCAAATAAGGGCCCCTAGGAGGGCATATAGCATACAAATAATAACATATGCAATACACATCGTCTGCATTAGATATGCCATTTCTTCCAAAAATGCGTTGCTCGATATCTAATTTatgaacctgatgttcagtgcattgttgtcgtttgttgatgtggtttgtgtttcttgtttctcgtttttatattgattaatcCGTTGgatttcccgtttgaatgtttCTTTCAATAGTCATTGTTGGGGGCCCATTTCAaacttgctgtttggtgtgtgcaggctccgtgttgaagaccgtattttgacttATAATAGTTTAGCTGtacaaattatgactttgaTTGGGAGTTTTCACACCTTCTGATATATATAAgaacaaatatgtaaatgatAAGATTAAAATCcttgatgaaaaaataaataattaagcatacatgtattaaacaaaatttaactagaaaaacatgttaaactgtTTCTTATTTGTAAATTCACATATTCTTATAAATGCCAAtccaaatttttaattatgcATTCAATTTTGTTATTACGAAGAAttgttaacaatataaaaaaatataatacattgttttaactttatttaataaatatatgtatccTCTTTTCGGTTCTTTTCGGTCCTTTTCGGTTCTTTTTGGTCCTTTTCGGTTCTTTTCGGTTCTTTTCTGTAATTCGTCGCTCTTTTCTGTAAATCGTTGGACCGTGTTTTCAGGGCGGTAAAGACCTGTCTCTGGTTGAAAGTGTAaattgacctctagatgtcatttgatttattgcattgtttggttgctgtctcattgttAAATACTCTTTAGATCTCTTTTACCCTTACTTTTAGTAGACTctacagaaataaacaaaaaatctgaatCTGGTTGTTCTAATGAGTTATATAATCAAACATGTTTCATACTAGACACATGTCTCTTTTGACACTGATCATGcttttacattttatacattatagCATATAAACTCACCTCAAtgtaaacaagtctaaattgaaaactcaCCTCAAtgtaaacaagtctaaattgaaaactcaTCTCAAtgtaaacaagtctaaattgaaaactcaCCTCAAtgtaaacaagtctaaattgaaaactcaCCTCAATGTATACATAGTCATAGTTGTGCTTGGCTACATTAAGGAACACAGCAAATAATGATAGGACTGGAGATTTTATGAAGAATAAGCATTCTGACCATACGACCATGAAAGAGAAAATTGCTAAAATAACAGTAACCACTCTAAATGTCCATGGTCGTGCCCAACATTTCCAATACCATTctgaaattatataatttaaaaatacaaaaaaatcaaatatcatgtacatgtaccaaatAAACAATCTCAAACATGACCAATACACAAACAATTTAGAAGTAAGCAAGGATTTAAGTTTAACTTACGCATTCATTTAAGAAAAGTTGTTAGAACTCAAACTCTAAACAAActcttaataaaaaatatttttctaatcaAAAGAAGTATTTTGTTTCGATAAAGCAATAACTAAAGAAACTTACCAACGGTTGGTGTATAAATACTACGCCACCACCCCTTCTCCACCATAAATGACCTTTTGAACCTTCTCTCTGGACTATTTCTATTCATTTCCTCATC is a genomic window of Mytilus trossulus isolate FHL-02 chromosome 1, PNRI_Mtr1.1.1.hap1, whole genome shotgun sequence containing:
- the LOC134713524 gene encoding G-protein coupled receptor-associated protein LMBRD2-like, yielding MSAGPLVVEIICTCCLAAFLLHRYGDLRKNHALTTLATFVAWYFSFLIVFVLPLDVSSTFYRQCLQDNQSPAVTTPDPSNTTSTTNVTTTPGPTPSQKYSAESSQCQKPLSHVPDNVLPALWHVVYWSSQFLTWLLLPLMQSYSTAGDFSVAGKIKTALIENAIYYGTYLLIFGICLIYVAARPDLHIDAEKLKVIGITASNTWGLFLLVLLLGYGLVEVPRTVWNSSKHGHMLGRTQFKISKLSTEKTEAEENLEDVLEEIKQVSDKVCYNNPLRQHVDTVLSKCPESLRKSVKPNVDDYEDYNAAQDVISEKALVKLHKRVIQASQTHRRTQIQWNNLMEKAFNLEDEEMNRNSPERRFKRSFMVEKGWWRSIYTPTVEWYWKCWARPWTFRVVTVILAIFSFMVVWSECLFFIKSPVLSLFAVFLNVAKHNYDYVYIELASIITIAYLCFCAYYSVFQIKILNFYYIAPHHQTDEYSLVFTGMMLCRLTPPLCLNFLGLIHLDSHITYDERLQETSYTQIMGHMDVISIVSDGFNIYFPIMIVLLCICTYFSLGSRILHFLGFQQFIGDDDMTQEFIDEGKSIISREKRKLERKANSDERKKEWSEKFGVDWSSSSRNATARKEVETAGDFQMNRAKQSVARSPDENDKTGLLREAEPLDYTAELEVEDFNTNRISQGYQSSRPGSTSSRYGSSSGSSRPRPPKGIFDDI